Proteins encoded together in one Myxocyprinus asiaticus isolate MX2 ecotype Aquarium Trade chromosome 9, UBuf_Myxa_2, whole genome shotgun sequence window:
- the ccr7 gene encoding C-C chemokine receptor type 7, which translates to MNALTVFCPALLIWSCHIKKSWSNDTTGYQAEVKLTTEYEYSTEVVDYNGLEMMCEKAANRKFRAWFLPTIYTIICLLALVGNFLVILTYLYFKRLKTMTDVYLLNLAMADLLFAISLPFWAASFMSKWHLGQYPCKAMFTIYKVSFFSGMFLLTCISVDRYFSITKAVSAHRCRSNAVYYGQVSSLVTWVMSVTFSVPDMVFSEVNFNGTCVANGKDYEDYRVRMLVSQMVLGFILPALVMGFCYICIIKTLIQAKNFERNKAFKVIIAVVAVFVFTQLPYNVVMGVTTQVTMDCHNDNSRLYAMDVTRAVAFLRCCVNPFLYAFIGVKFRNDLLKLLKDLGCIRKSHLLYTHCGKRRSSVGLETETTTSFSP; encoded by the exons ATGAATGCCTTGACTG TTTTTTGTCCTGCTTTGCTGATCTGGTCGTGCCACATAAAG AAAAGTTGGTCCAATGACACTACTGGATACCAAGCAGAAGTAAAGTTGACAACTGAGTATGAGTATTCCACAGAGGTAGTGGACTACAATGGGCttgaaatgatgtgtgaaaaAGCGGCCAACCGCAAATTTCGTGCCTGGTTTCTACCCACCATCTATACCATCATCTGCCTCCTGGCTCTTGTGGGAAACTTTCTGGTCATCCTAACGTACCTTTACTTCAAGAGGCTGAAGACAATGACCGACGTCTACCTGCTCAATCTAGCAATGGCTGACCTGCTGTTTGCAATTTCTCTCCCCTTCTGGGCAGCTAGTTTCATGAGCAAGTGGCATCTGGGTCAGTATCCATGCAAGGCCATGTTTACCATCTACAAGGTCAGCTTCTTTAGTGGCATGTTCCTGCTCACCTGTATCAGTGTAGATCGGTACTTCTCCATAACGAAGGCTGTCTCTGCTCATCGCTGCCGCTCCAATGCTGTATATTACGGACAGGTGTCTTCTCTGGTTACCTGGGTGATGTCAGTGACCTTCTCTGTACCTGACATGGTGTTCTCTGAAGTCAACTTCAATGGCACCTGTGTAGCAAATGGTAAAGACTATGAAGACTATCGTGTTAGAATGCTGGTTAGTCAGATGGTCCTGGGTTTCATACTTCCTGCACTTGTCATGGGGTTCTGTTACATCTGCATAATCAAGACCCTCATCCAAGCCAAGAACTTTGAGAGGAATAAAGCCTTCAAAGTAATCATTGCTGTGGTAGCAGTCTTTGTGTTCACCCAACTACCCTACAACGTAGTCATGGGGGTGACCACCCAAGTAACAATGGATTGCCACAATGACAACAGTCGTCTTTACGCTATGGATGTGACACGGGCTGTGGCCTTCTTGCGCTGCTGTGTGAACCCATTCCTATATGCCTTCATTGGAGTAAAGTTTCGCAATGATCTTCTGAAGCTATTGAAAGACTTGGGCTGCA